Within the Aspergillus luchuensis IFO 4308 DNA, chromosome 5, nearly complete sequence genome, the region ggaagaacacGATACGGAGCTCGAAAAAAGTACCGTCAAGGAGGAGTCGAAATCTTCTGATGACGAGAAACTTATGAGTACCAGCCAGATGAGTGCAGAGTTCTCTGTCATGGGACAGTGTCCAGACTCTCCCAAGCAAATGAGTCTGACTTGAAGAGTCTGGTAGCGTGGTCCTGTGCTTCTCGTCAGGCCGAGTGCTCTATGGACAGCGGTTTCTTATGCGGTatgatgagatggatgagatgaaaaggaagaaataatttgttttctttgattTGATATGGTTGGCGCGATGGGTTGTCTATTACTCCTAGTGGTTACGGCGCTTTGCAGTTCTACTGTTTTCCCAGTTCGTGGGTGTCAGTATCGTATCCAACCCAACTCGGCTCGAAATTCGGAAAATGGGGTGGTATATGGATCTCGGTAGTAAAGAAACATCCATGTCTCAAAAAATGAACGAAAAGTCATGAGACTCGAACATTCGGACAATATACCTAAAGGGTGCGACTAATCGTAAATCAATCCACTTTTCAAGCCCACAATCCAAATGTGATATTCAGTACTGCTCCCTATTTTACGGCCGAGTCCCCTGGACATGCGCTCATGCGGAGCGGACTGTCTGAATATTCGATATAATCTGGATAGAGAAGAGCGCAAATGAACATTCAATGAATGACAACACTTTAGTTAAGAATGTCTTGCCCAATACGGCAAGGGGGCATGCCATAGCCATTAGCTCCCTGCATTGCAGTAGAACAGCATGCCGAACAGAATCATTATAGTTAAGATCTCTGAGCAACTCTGTATTGCAGCTCGCCTCAATGATCATCCCCAACAGGCCCAATCTCTTTGTCATGAATTCCACCAGTGTATCGGCAGACACCTTTCCCAAgtacgacgatgatgatagtagGAGGGAATATTTCTGACGAAATATGGGACTTTGCATTGGGCTGTATTCCACGGCTCAGAATAACTTACTTATATCGAGCACGCTAGATCGTAATACTTGTAGTGTTCTCAAACATGTTTTCACTAAAACATCACTGACCACAAAAAGTCTTAGCCCATGCAAGAGTTATTGCTCATCCCCTTTTCGCATAAATCGGTCCACTCATAAGCTACACCTACAACCTTCACAGAAAATGAAATCCACCCTTGCAATCATCACTACTCTCCTAGCTACCAAGGAAGTGACTATCACGCCCCTCCCAGAAATAGACCGAAAGGGGTGACTTTGCAAACTATTGTCTTCCTCAAACTTTTATGGATACCCCGACCCTGAACTGTAGGAGTACGAGAACCCCCCGAGGATTCAGATGGCAAAGTCTTGATCTGTAACGAGCAGGAAGGGACATACATCCTCTGCAGTGCGTATTGGAACGAGTGTTACGCTGCTGCAGAACAGGGGACGTTATTCCATCGACCAACTTAGCTTGCGGAGATCGGTGGTAGAACCTACTACCAAATTCTAGCAGACGGCAGCAATGTTGACTCCACAGGAAAGCAAAAATTCGGCTCTCCAGGGCGGTAATACCTTGACACTTGCTTCGCTAGACCCTAATCATAGCCAGCGATTTCTTTcgattgaggaggtggatgaatAGACAGACTAGATGTGAGGCATTCACATTATGTCTCAATCTGTTCTATCTGTTCAAGTGTCTGTGTACggttgaatgaatgaatgaatgcctGGGGATGGTTGGTAGCAGAGTTTTGGGGATACTAACTTCCACTTTTGTTTTCGTCCCTATCATGTTATATTCCAGGCCCTAGTCTAGTacctcttctcatccatactTATAGTTTGtcggaagagaaaagaatatcaATACATTTTGAAACTTCAATTAAACCCACTGCATCGAAATCTCCTGCAATTCATTTTGATCGTCAAACACACCAATGCGGAGATACTTCCCACCTTCAAGAACCCACATCTTTCCTCCATCAATATCTTCAATCGTACCGAAAAGATGATAGTAGTCTACTCCATCAATGTTATCCGACTGGATGGATGTAAAGAAGGTTCCGTCGTCCTCAGTAGAAAGACTGCAGCTTGTCGACTGCCCGCTGCAGCTAATATAAGATCCCAAGAAAACATTGCGAATCAAGAACCCTTgattggtgttgatggattcCCACTCATCCAGGCTGGGGAGGCCGTATATGTTGTTGCTGAAGGCTATGGTTTCGTTGGCGTTCTTCGCGTCTAAGATCGGGAGGGCGTACTCGGTTCCACCGCGATAGCCGATGCGGAAGTTGGGTGCGGCGTGGCAGGTgagggcggagaggagggtggtggtggtggtggcgaagaggaaggattTCATTTTGATAGTAGTACGGGTGGATGTTTATTTAGAGAAAGGGTAAGCTTTAAGGTTATGGTTGCTCTAACTTTGTGCTTGAGCTTAAGCAGtagatgattgattgataggtgcgaagaaagggaggggtAGAGATGATGggatttatattagataggTTTGGAGCAACATTATTGTAACATTTTGAGGCGAGCTGAACTAACACACCCATTGTGTCTTAGAATCATTGACTCTCACCATTGGTATGTAGTATCTCGTACCTACTATCTACGAGTGTTCTGGAATGCAATCTGCATGTCTTGGGCCTTATTAAGCAAGTCAAGCCCTAGGAGATAAAGTTTGGGTTCGGGTAATTCTCCGCGGAATGCAACAGGGGCAAAGTTTGGAAATGCTACGGTTCGACAGCCACAACTACAATCTGAGTTATTGGCGCTGGGACGCCAGGGGACTGCAAGACAATTGTATGAGTAGAAGGAAGGTGGAGTCAATGGAGTTCGCGGATGGTGTTCCTTGCGGGATGCCTCACGTCATACCGTCACAAAAATTGTCCCTTCGATCCCCCTTCTGGTATAATCGTCATGGACTCGGAGATTCTCGATGCTCGACACATTCTCAGAGCTATTCTGACTCGTATTCTATGCAGAATACTACACTGAATGTAGGTAGGCTGATGGATGATTGAATCCTGAAGCGGGTTATATGGGAAACGAGTAGGTAATGGATACTACCAAAGTGGCTTTTGGGAAACTGCCACTATGATCACTACCTACAATGATGGATTTTACTTTCAGTGATATGGTAGAGAGTAACAGCATGAACAGCAGGAGCATTGAGGCGGAGTTTCATGTTCATTTGAATTCCCTTCTTTCGCCTCCCACAGTAGAGCATCGTTTCTTCAAGTCTACAGCTGGACTTTGCATATGTTTAGTCCTTACTCGAGCCATATTATCATTATGCAGAAATCTTACTTTTATCAGGAAGAATCACGCTCGCAGCCTTACAGTAGGACAAGATGTAAGCTTAATCCACCATGGTCTTGGCATGCACAATACCACGTGGTTTATCATCTAAGGACCCTTTCCTGCCTGCAGCGAAAAAGGGTCCGTTTGACGCAGAATTCGGTCAACAGTTGGTCGCCAAATGAGAATACTGGGGGGAAACTATAAAttttgaagaagagagaatgtAATAAGTTTAACAAAATGAAATGTTATGAAATAGGAAACGCAACAATAACCGACCATAGAATAGTACATGAAAGAGAAATGGTACCCACCGGAAAATGTATCCGTACTTCTGTAGGATATGAGACGCCCAAAGGCGAGACGGCGCGAAGAGGCCATAAAGTGGGGATGGAACACTCTCGATAGAATAAGAAGTACCGAGGAAGTATTGTCGCGTAGAGTAAGTGATTTGGAGTGAGTACTCGAGTGTAGGGCAgccctacttactatctagtGAGTACCTGACTGATAATTTTCCGGGACTGTGCTGAGTCGCATTATGGAGATAGGGGTATGCGTAAGAACCCTAATAAAGCATAtgattattcttcttatccCTGTTTGCAGCGTGGCATGACCTCTTTTCGGCACTTGTTGGACATATAATCTGTTTAGGATGGGAGAACTTTTCTATTTGGGGAGTGAAGAGGCCTGGCACATATCTAATAGTAGATGAATTTGATCCCTTGGATTATTTGTATGATATTTTCAAATATCACGCTACTGGACCTCATGTATTACTGTACATTGTTGATAGTTTATCGAGTACTCAGTCGATATATAAACCTTAACTGGTATAGATAAAGTGACATCTACTCAGAACGGTTCTATAGTATTCATGAAGATATGCTATTAAATCTGTATCATTAGGATTCCTTATCCTGGCTCATCCCTGATACTCCTCGTTCAGTCCCCactcaacagcagcaatctGCAAAGCAAGGACGGGAGAGAACTGGCGCGACCAGGAAAAGCTGCCTGTCATGTACCAGAACCCTGGCATACCAGTCGGTCTCCATACCTATGAGCGAAGAAATGTTAGCCCTCTGGCGACTGGAAAAAAGATGCGGGATAGTAGCGAACTTACACCGAACCGTTCCTGACTCCCATCCAAACTACATATCACGCCGGGCACCCTGTCCAAGATTTCCCTAGGCACCATGCGCTCGATCAACTTGTCCGTGCGTTCGAAACCCGTCGCAAGGATAACCACATCCGACTCGATCTGGGTACCATCGGCGAGGGTAATTCCACCAGGGTAGTATTCGCGGACGCCTTCCTGGCATCTCCGTACCTTAATCCGACCATCGAGAATCATCCCACATGCACCTTGATCGATATAGAAATGACCCGCCTTGATCAGCTGATGGTCAACAAGACTGTCACCCTGGTCCCCTCTCTTGACCGCTAATCCGGCCTTTTCCAGCCCGTCCAGCATGTCCTTATCCAACATGGACATCATCTGCGACGCACCAACACTGAGAGTCCGAACAACGGCCGTGGGGAACGAGTTACCCAGAAGATCCGCATCATCGGTGCTCAAGCCCGGCGTATCCCAGAGCTTCACTTGAAGCTCCTCCACGGACATGAGAGAGGCCACGAAGAGAGGATTGCGCTGCACTATCGTGACCGATTTCGCTCCATGACTGGCAAAGTCCTGGGCGACATCGTGTGCGCTTGTTCCGGCACCGATGATGGTAATCTTCTTGTTCTGAACGTCGGGCATCAAGCTCGCGGACTGATGCGCGGATGTGTGGAAGATCTGACCCTTGAATTCGTTCTCACCGGGGAAGGAGGGCTTAATGGGGATATCGCTGAGGAGGCCCGTCGCGAGGACGAGGtgcttggtggtgatgctctGTACGCTGCCGTCGTTGGATTGAAGGTCGACCGAGTACCGCTGGGTCGATGGTTTGTACTGAATGTTGGTTGCTAGCGTACCATATCTGAGATTGAGACCCAGAAGATCTCCGTAGTGTTCCATCCATTTGACAATGTGCTCCTGGTCGAGGTAGCGCGGCCAGGTGGTGGGGTACTTCAAGAACGGAAAGTGGTCCATGTAGCTCGGGGTGTGTGATTTAATTGACGTGTACCTAGCACGCCATGAATCTCCGGGGCGGGCTGTCTTGTCGACGACCAGGTACTTGAGGCCGAGATTCTGTAGGTGAGCGGCCAGAGCAAGGCCCGATTGACCTGCGCCCACGACCAAGACTTGCAGGTCGCTGTCCTCGTTGGTCGATTGAGGTTCAAATCCACTAGACTGTACCTCGGCCGCCTTCGCCCTCTCTGCCTCCAGCTCGTCTTGTCCATTCAGACGCTCGAGTACAGTAAAGACCGTCCACGCCTTCCACTCCTCGGGCCCTACATTCGCCAGGCGAAGAACACCCCTACCCTTGCCAGCCTTGGTTTTGAACCCAAACCCAGCCTGGATGAAGCGCATACCACCCAGGTCAGCCAGGTGCGGCTGTAATGCGCCAGGCTGATCGAGCTTCGGGTCTGAAAATCCACTGGTGGAGCTGGCGAGGTAGCTGGAGATGGCCTGGGGGCCATTATGGCATGCAATGTCCCACGAGAAGGAAACAAAATCGCGCCACCAAGATCCCTTCTCCAGGAAGTTGGCTTGGATAGCATCTGGCTGACCCGTGGAGAGGCTCTTTGAGAAAGAGGTGAGCCACTCGTCGGCAATCTTGGCTGCATTAAGCTGTTCTGCGTCTATGGAGGGGTGCAGACTAAGGTTGGGAAGAGCCGCTAGCGGCGGAAATCCATCGGAGATTGATCCCATAATAAATGGCCGTGATTGAGAGGGTTATGATAGAATGAAGCGAGGGAAATGGTTGTGTAGCTGGAAACCAAGTTGGTTGATAGCCctttatataactaaaagCTGACAGCTGCGTGCCGGATGAACCCGACAGTGCTTAGGCCGACAGATGTTTAGCAACTGTCCGTTGGAATACAAGGCTGCTGGAGTGGAGCAGCCACTGCGCCAGGTTGCGATCGGGATCCCCATCCCAGCCTCAACATCCTTTGTTCGTATTTGAGCTAAAATAGTGGTATCATACTACTCCACCTGTTTTGTATGGTCAAGCATTTACATCGAATGCTAAGTTGGACCCTATTCGTTGAGAGGATCGCGTCTCGCGTTCACCGAGTACACACTGTGGTTTTATCCATGTCAAGCTGATTAGTGGTGTGTGGCCTAAGCTGTCAGGACTGAAACTCTAGACCTTTACCAGTTTTTATGATTCTGACGGTAGGATACACAGCCCTGTGGGGAGATCTACGCATCTTCCTGAATAGAAGTAATTTCTGTGACTTCTCATAAGTAAAGGCAGGATAGCTAATAAATAGCAGGGTACTCAAGGTTCTCTTTCGCATACAAAAATACAAGACGGGGGGATTGAAACCCGAACATCTTTCCCCAAGCAGGCAGGGCTAGTGCTGTGACACTAAACAGGCGGCTACCAATGGCTCTATGAGAAGGGGCCAAGCCCCCATACAGACCCCACTGGGGCCATCCCACCAGCGATCCACCTGCTCAAGTACCCGCCAGAGCACGTAACGGTTTAACCGCGCCTATCTATTCGTGCCATCGTGTCATCCTTCCCCGTGCTGGCACATTGTCATTCGCCGGGTGGTTGAGTTCAGCTGGCTAAGCACTGCCTGTACGACTAAGTCTTTGTTCTTCCACTACGCTACGGGCAGCTAGACAGCTGAGCCTCACCAATGGGATGTAAATGCTGCAGATGGGATGTACGCGGGGTAGAGCCATGTGTCTGACGTGCATGATGGATTCTACTactaaatttttatttaagatatcCATTGTCAATGTAGCCAGGAACCAGGTGATCCCTAGCTATCTTTGCTGCCTAAGCACCAGTTTCCTGCTATGAGAAGGGGGAAGCATTCGCCCCTGACCTTCCATTCAAGCGCAGGCAGGTTTGTTCCTTCCCCGAATTATCTCTGCCGCCCGCTCTGCAACGGCATACACCGTCGACATGGGGTTCGCTGCTGTCACAGTAGGGAACACACTAGCATCGACAACTCGCAAGTTACCAGTCCCATGAACCCGCAACTCGGTATCCACGACacctcccttctcccgcgGGGCCATGATGGCCGTCCCGCAGAAATGATGCGCCGCCACGACCGATGTCCTCAACGTCTCCTCTACGACACCCGGGTCCTGAGTCTCAGGGCTGGGGCCCGGTGCGGAGCCAAGAATCCCACTGAATGGGGAGCAATCTGGGAGGGCGTGAAGGGTCTTGAAGTGCGCCGCCATGAGTTTAATATCAAGGGGGTGCGACAAATAGCTCGGGTCGATGATGGGCTTGTCAGTGGgctgggaggaagagaggtggACGGATCCGCGGGAAAGGGGGTACGAGGGGATTAAGCCAAGAATGGCCATGGAGTTGGGCAATGTGCTaaggaagaagcaggctGTTGGCTCGGAGGGGTTggcgaggaggttgttgagggggggatggggagggtgacGCGAAAGGAGGTCTGCTTCAGCACCCGAGCGGACGAAAGAGATGGCCTGAATGCCTGGAGTGGGGGAGGCGGTATCCGGCAAGGGCTGGATGGGAACGGGAAGCACGGCCATGAGGTGACTGTTGAGATTTTCTCCAACGGAGGGGTTGTCAATGATGCAGGGAATGCTGTGCGTGGAGAGGCGGGATGCAGAGCCAATGCCGGAAAGTTCGAAGAGTTTGGGGGTGTTGAAGGCGCCCGCGGCGAGGATTACTTCTTTAGTGGCTGTGATGGGAGAGGGATCATTGTGCAGGAGGACACCGGTagtggtgacggtggtgctTGTCGTGTCGAAGAGGATGCGCTCGACCgtggtgttggtgaggaTGCGCAAGTTTGGGCGTGAGGCCGCATACTGAGTGCTTGCGCTGCGGACGcctgtggtggtgatggtagcCGTGTAGGGGCGGGTGCCGGTGGTCGGGGTCGGGATCAGGGTATCACTGAAGGCGTAGCCCTTGTCCGCGAAGGTCTTATTCCAGGCATCAATGATGGTGTGATTCCTTGGTTCCGCCAGTGCTGGATAGGTAACTTCGATGGGACCAGTTGCGGCGGATGCAGCAGCGCCCGGACCATTGCCAGGAGCAGCTTCGGGGCAGACATGGAAGCTACGGTGAAAGTACGGGGCCAACGACTGCCAGGACCAGCCGGGGTTCCCCAGCGCCTCCCAGGCGTCGATGCCCGCCGGGGCGGGCGGCACAAACGCCAGCCCGTTGATGGCGGATGTACCGCCCAATAGCCGGCCCGCGGCGTAATTTTGGTCTCGGTTATTCAAACCGGGCTGGCGCGCAACAGTTAACATTCGATAACTGACTCCCAGGAATGAATTCGATAGATAGCACACACCTGTGGTACGACCTTGAATTGCCAGTCCACTTCCGACCCGCTCAGAGTGGGCCACGCCGCGGGGTTCTGAACACGCTCGTCCGAGCTGCGGTCCGGTCCCGCCTCCAGCACGAGCACATTGACGTTGGGGTCTTCCGACAGGCGGTTGGCGACCACCAGGCCGGCGGTGCCACCGCCGATGACAATGTAGTCAGCGGTTGGGTAGGTCATGTTGGTCATATTTCTGAAGGTGTCGTTGCAGCAGAAAGTTAAAACGAGGAGGATCTTGTTGGTGGAGTGATCCTATATAATGGTAAACGGTGCGGGAATGCGTGTTGCTTAAATACTAGGAATCAGCACACACAATCAGAGGGGATTATTCTGGGACCCAGTGAAGGATGAATCTGGACAATTTAAACTacctacaactactacttgtAGTGGGGTCCAGTGACAGAACCGAAAGTGGCTATGCCGCGCACTATAAAGTGCGGCAGGTACGTGGGGTTTGGTGCTATCTATGTAGAACTTCCAACGTCAGCTTAGGGTTGAAGGGCCCCATCGCTTAGGCCTCGGTCAGATTTTCGGCCCTCGCTAGGCTCCACACTACGCATCACCAGACCGGAGATCTCGACGCCGGGGCCCAAACTTAGACTGCAATCGCAGCCTCATCCACTAGTAACCTATCCCGCTGGGATCTGCGGACTGTTGACTAAGAGGGTTGCCTAAGGGCTGTTTGGTTCAGGAAATGGAAACGTCTCGTCACTAATGACACTAAGGTTCTTTTGTGATCACCCGGTTGCTGCAGtcaccaaaaaaaaaaaaaaaaaggtcaaGACCTCTCCTTGAACTATCTCTATGCCTTTCCCCCATCTTGCATTGAGTGGTTAAGTATACAGCATTTCTCTGGGTTATATTAAAGATGGTGTCCAGTTGAACAATTCGTGATACTTACAGCCTTTTACCGCACCATCGATGAAACTGGTCTTACGATTGGAAATTTCTTTATGGTTCGTGAAATACATCTGCATCCGGTCCTTAACTACTCACACGCGACAAAGCCTTCCATCTGTCTGTTCCGCCCACTCTTCACTTCCCACAGCCTTCAAAGCGTAAAAGGTGTGGTTGGGGTCGTACTTGTTCTTGATAGAGCTTAACTTAGCATAATTGTCACCGTAGAACGTTGACTGCCAATTAGGCTGGTTAAAGTCAGCCTCATTTAGGTAAGCACCGCTGCCAGGCGTCAAGTTCTCAAGCAGGGGGAGAAGTGTTTCCGTCATGAGTTTCTGGTTTTCGACGTCATGGGTATAGTTGTAATAATCGAAGGAACTATAGATAGGTAAATGGTTCGACAGAGCTTCATACTCCTGATCACGACAGAGAAAGACTTACGTGCCGAGGACAATGCGAATCAGCGCATCGCGCCATGCGGGGTTGACAGAGTTGTCGGGTATAGTCGAATGTGAAGCGTTGAAAGAGACCCCTGCAACGACTGCCCCGTAGTCGGTGATGGTACGAAAGGAATCAACGAGTGGGCGAAGATTGTCATCTACCGTGCTCCGCGGGATCAGACGACCGCCGATTTGAGACTCGGTCACGGCCATCCAGGGGCTGAATCGCGTGTAGCATTCGTAAAAGCTGGAACAACTGGCAATGTTGTACGCTGTACCGGTTAGTAGTGACTCTGATTGAGATGATTAAACGTACTATAGGTCATGTTGTTGCTGCGCAGAAGGTCCAGGGTGGGCTGCATCAGCGCCTGCAACTGCTCCTTGGTGCCGCCGGGTAGCGTGGACGGCATGCTCTTGAAGACCGCGTTAGTGACTTCCCAAACCGCAGCACCACCTAAATCGGCCAGCTTAGCCGTATCCTGGATGTAGCTTGCGGCAACTTCCCAGAACATATCCTCAGTTACTCTGTCATTGGTGAAGGTCAAGTTGGCGGTGGCGGCCGGAATGTCAGTATAAAGCTTGCTGGTCATGGACAGGGCAACGGCGTAGGTGCCCCCGCCGCCACCGCTCATCGCCCAGTATAAATCAGAGTTATTGAAAGGGGTAGCAACCAAGTGGTCTCCGGTGGCAGTGATTACCTCCCACTCCAAAACCTGGTCTGCAGCCAGGCCATACATGGACATCAGCTGGCCGTGGCCTCCGCCTTGAGAATATCCACCAGCATAGCCTACTGTCTGGCAGTTGCCACCCACGAGGGTGTATCCCTGCTCATGGGCCGCATTCATGGCGTCCAAAATCTGCACACCTGCACCGACATTGATGGCGGGCCCGGAGTAGCCTGTTGACTGGTATTCGACAATTTCAATATCTTTCAGATGATGAGTCCAAAGGGCCAGGGCACCAGCCCCAGTGGACCTGCCAAGATAATCGTGGCCAGTATTGCGGACAACAAGACGGATATTATGCTTGGTAGCAAACTCGATGGTTGTCTGATAATCCTGCGCGCTGCTGGCATTCACGGCATACCGGACCAGGGGCCTGATGGTGCAGGGTGTGTTGGGCAGGTATGGATCGCAAGAGAAATTGGCAAACCACGGCGCCATTGGGGAGTAACTGGTCTCATAGTGGGTTTTGGTTTCGTTCCAGACTGCCAGCAGCTCCTCACAAGCCGCTGCATCGTATGGCAAGTATGTACTGTTGTAGTGGCAGACACTCGCAGCAGGGACTGTGGCAATGAGCCTCCCCCCCAGCGTAGCGTTGAAAACGTCCCAGTCCTGCGTAGAAGGCCAGCACGCATCTCCGGGAAAGCAGCGACACGACAAGCCGGTTGAAGCTGAGGCAACGGGTAGCAATGAAACGAGGGCGTAGGACAGTTTGCCGGCCATTCCGGAGGAAGCACAAAACTTCAACGAATAATAGCGAAGTGACTATTAGCTTGCATTCGAACTCGGCTCTGGATCCTGCCAGGAATTTGACTAGATCTCTCCTGTCAGTTACGTGTTCGCCAAGGCCTTTTACTTCGTATACTTTGTATACTATGCAGGTCCAAGGGGAGGCGCTAACGGCTTACCGCCACACCCGCCTGGCTGCCTCCACATCCGTACCATCCGCTTCCGCGGATACCTCATGACGTGTTGAGGGCTCACATCACAAACACGTGA harbors:
- a CDS encoding uncharacterized protein (SECRETED:SignalP(1-21)), which codes for MKSFLFATTTTTLLSALTCHAAPNFRIGYRGGTEYALPILDAKNANETIAFSNNIYGLPSLDEWESINTNQGFLIRNVFLGSYISCSGQSTSCSLSTEDDGTFFTSIQSDNIDGVDYYHLFGTIEDIDGGKMWVLEGGKYLRIGVFDDQNELQEISMQWV
- a CDS encoding FAD-dependent oxidoreductase (COG:C;~EggNog:ENOG410PIAC;~InterPro:IPR006094,IPR036318,IPR016166,IPR012951;~PFAM:PF08031,PF01565;~SECRETED:SignalP(1-18);~go_function: GO:0016491 - oxidoreductase activity [Evidence IEA];~go_function: GO:0050660 - flavin adenine dinucleotide binding [Evidence IEA];~go_function: GO:0071949 - FAD binding [Evidence IEA];~go_process: GO:0055114 - oxidation-reduction process [Evidence IEA]), yielding MAGKLSYALVSLLPVASASTGLSCRCFPGDACWPSTQDWDVFNATLGGRLIATVPAASVCHYNSTYLPYDAAACEELLAVWNETKTHYETSYSPMAPWFANFSCDPYLPNTPCTIRPLVRYAVNASSAQDYQTTIEFATKHNIRLVVRNTGHDYLGRSTGAGALALWTHHLKDIEIVEYQSTGYSGPAINVGAGVQILDAMNAAHEQGYTLVGGNCQTVGYAGGYSQGGGHGQLMSMYGLAADQVLEWEVITATGDHLVATPFNNSDLYWAMSGGGGGTYAVALSMTSKLYTDIPAATANLTFTNDRVTEDMFWEVAASYIQDTAKLADLGGAAVWEVTNAVFKSMPSTLPGGTKEQLQALMQPTLDLLRSNNMTYTYNIASCSSFYECYTRFSPWMAVTESQIGGRLIPRSTVDDNLRPLVDSFRTITDYGAVVAGVSFNASHSTIPDNSVNPAWRDALIRIVLGTSFDYYNYTHDVENQKLMTETLLPLLENLTPGSGAYLNEADFNQPNWQSTFYGDNYAKLSSIKNKYDPNHTFYALKAVGSEEWAEQTDGRLCRV
- a CDS encoding flavin-containing monooxygenase (COG:Q;~EggNog:ENOG410Q21Z;~InterPro:IPR036188;~PFAM:PF00743,PF13738,PF07992) encodes the protein MGSISDGFPPLAALPNLSLHPSIDAEQLNAAKIADEWLTSFSKSLSTGQPDAIQANFLEKGSWWRDFVSFSWDIACHNGPQAISSYLASSTSGFSDPKLDQPGALQPHLADLGGMRFIQAGFGFKTKAGKGRGVLRLANVGPEEWKAWTVFTVLERLNGQDELEAERAKAAEVQSSGFEPQSTNEDSDLQVLVVGAGQSGLALAAHLQNLGLKYLVVDKTARPGDSWRARYTSIKSHTPSYMDHFPFLKYPTTWPRYLDQEHIVKWMEHYGDLLGLNLRYGTLATNIQYKPSTQRYSVDLQSNDGSVQSITTKHLVLATGLLSDIPIKPSFPGENEFKGQIFHTSAHQSASLMPDVQNKKITIIGAGTSAHDVAQDFASHGAKSVTIVQRNPLFVASLMSVEELQVKLWDTPGLSTDDADLLGNSFPTAVVRTLSVGASQMMSMLDKDMLDGLEKAGLAVKRGDQGDSLVDHQLIKAGHFYIDQGACGMILDGRIKVRRCQEGVREYYPGGITLADGTQIESDVVILATGFERTDKLIERMVPREILDRVPGVICSLDGSQERFGVWRPTGMPGFWYMTGSFSWSRQFSPVLALQIAAVEWGLNEEYQG
- a CDS encoding GMC family oxidoreductase (CAZy:AA3;~COG:E;~EggNog:ENOG410PFGF;~InterPro:IPR012132,IPR036188,IPR000172,IPR007867;~PFAM:PF05199,PF00732;~go_function: GO:0016614 - oxidoreductase activity, acting on CH-OH group of donors [Evidence IEA];~go_function: GO:0050660 - flavin adenine dinucleotide binding [Evidence IEA];~go_process: GO:0055114 - oxidation-reduction process [Evidence IEA]), with the translated sequence MLTVARQPGLNNRDQNYAAGRLLGGTSAINGLAFVPPAPAGIDAWEALGNPGWSWQSLAPYFHRSFHVCPEAAPGNGPGAAASAATGPIEVTYPALAEPRNHTIIDAWNKTFADKGYAFSDTLIPTPTTGTRPYTATITTTGVRSASTQYAASRPNLRILTNTTVERILFDTTSTTVTTTGVLLHNDPSPITATKEVILAAGAFNTPKLFELSGIGSASRLSTHSIPCIIDNPSVGENLNSHLMAVLPVPIQPLPDTASPTPGIQAISFVRSGAEADLLSRHPPHPPLNNLLANPSEPTACFFLSTLPNSMAILGLIPSYPLSRGSVHLSSSQPTDKPIIDPSYLSHPLDIKLMAAHFKTLHALPDCSPFSGILGSAPGPSPETQDPGVVEETLRTSVVAAHHFCGTAIMAPREKGGVVDTELRVHGTGNLRVVDASVFPTVTAANPMSTVYAVAERAAEIIRGRNKPACA